One Purpureocillium takamizusanense chromosome 1, complete sequence genomic window carries:
- a CDS encoding Acid phosphatase (COG:S~SECRETED:SignalP(1-17~SECRETED:cutsite=ALA-GK~SECRETED:prob=0.4490)~EggNog:ENOG503NVJR) yields the protein MRFEAAGLLAAASVALAGKCQPHSTTTGWETRYTATGTKEVAAAAATAKTSSPTSHVKGKAFDRFVVIYFENENYDKAFGDPNFTWFTKKGITLSNYFAVTHPSQPNYMASIAGDYFGMQNDDFDRSPLNVSTVIDLLESKDISWAHYQEDMPYSGFEGMGFRNQKNGANDYVRKHNPAVMHDSVAHSEQRLSQIKNLSMIDTSRSMFHKDLKENKLPQWMFITPNMTSDGHDTDVTTAGAWCRKFLEPLLEDRNFMQNTLVLVTWDENESYATRNNILGILLGDAVPKHLVGTEDKNFYNHYSEIASVSANWDLPTLGRWDVGANVYDVVAAKTGDKLRKWSSEQELQGMYYNYSYAGFFNEKGGNSRFPAPNLKLDKSFHGRPILESVKKTWANSKAPTYYADTIEVPDGIHPPKGYEPE from the exons ATGCGGTTCGAAGCTGCCGGTctcctggccgcggccagcgtcgccctcgccggcaaATGCCAGCCCCATTCTACCACGACGGGATGGGAGACTCGCTACACGGCCACAGGCACCAAGGaggttgccgctgccgccgccacagccaaGACGAGCAGCCCGACCAGCcacgtcaagggcaaggcgtTTGACCGTTTTGTCGTCATCTACTTTGAGAACGAGAACTACGACAAGGCGTTCGGTGACC CCAACTTCACGTGGTTCACCAAGAAGGGCATCACGCTGTCCAACTACTTTGCCGTCACGCACCCGTCCCAGCCCAACTACATGGCGTCCATTGCCGGTGACTATTTTGGCATGCAGAATGATGACTTTGACCGCTCGCCCCTGAACGTGTCGACCGTCATTGACCTGCTCGAGAGCAAGGACATCTCCTGGGCACATTACCAGGAGGACATGCCCTACTCGGGATTCGAGGGCATGGGATTCCGCAACCAGAAGAATGGCGCCAACGACTATGTGCGCAAGCACAACCCCGCCGTGATGCACGACAGCGTCGCGCACTCGGAGCAGCGCCTGTCGCAGATCAAGAACCTGTCCATGATCGACACGTCGCGCTCCATGTTCCACAAGGACCTCAAGGAGAACAAGCTGCCCCAGTGGATGTTCATCACCCCCAATATGACCTCGGACGGCCACGACACCGATGTCACCACGGCCGGCGCCTGGTGCCGCAAGTTCCTGGAGCCCCTTCTCGAGGACCGGAACTTCATGCAAAACACGCTCGTGCTCGTCACTTGGGACGAGAACGAGAGCTACGCGACGCGCAACAACATCCTGGGTATCCTCCTGGGTGACGCCGTCCCCAagcacctcgtcggcaccgAGGACAAGAACTTTTACAACCACTACTCGGAGATTGCCTCCGTGTCCGCCAACTGGGACCTGCCCACGCTCGGCCGCTGGGACGTGGGCGCCAACGTCTACGACGTGGTCGccgccaagacgggcgacaAGCTGCGCAAATGGTCGTCGGAGCAGGAGCTCCAGGGCATGTACTACAACTACTCGTACGCCGGCTTCTTCAACGAGAAGGGCGGCAACAGCCGCTTCCCCGCCCCGAACCTGAAGCTCGACAAGAGCTTCCACGGCCGTCCCATTCTCGAGTCCGTCAAGAAGACCTGGGCAAACAGCAAGGCGCCGACCTACTACGCGGACACGATCGAGGTGCCCGACGGCATTCACCCTCCCAAGGGCTACGAGCCCGAGTAA
- a CDS encoding uncharacterized protein (CAZy:AA1~TransMembrane:1 (i108-127o)~EggNog:ENOG503NVTT~COG:Q), with translation MHHPPRESTTIASRSGSGEHGAFMVPSQHAEASSSSASRVVLSIMSPDEAADGDEENQVKEEDPFLQRQAGDGNGRADLETAGATQRRASNSRALPSRQRRSQGFCKLSVFIALVFASVLVLAGAVLRFPPNNTAPANDSATHADHNHGHDDEGQGSHNEAPQQDNHDDDKAKVVHYHERIPSVAQLRDVSEYVLEPHWDFVAPPVTREYHWTILDASLNPDGVFRPMMLINNQFPGPLVECNDGDTLIINIVNKAVNATSIHFHGLFQNGSNAMDGTVGVTQCPIAPNSNFTYKFNVKGQSGTYWYHAHHSAQASDGLLGPVVIHSKDEHSLQELGYATDRVVMVQDHYHNTTAELLMDYLQPDKENDEPVPDNALINGRGVRDCADFPGYRCDSSNASTPVLDLTAGERHRLRLINVGAFAEFQIQIDEHPFYITEVDGTDVHPEPFHRLNILPAQRYSIVVETNLTTAGAFWLRARMVAHCFTSDNPRLQTEVRGIVRYISPNTGPLDAEPKSKNWEDAIEVICRDLNTTALHPVKHVTPPPADDFIPLRASFRIGAWRLSRGFFNSSTWHANATHPSLHRFLDAPSDVQALGMPLGVNDRAFERDTELVVQTTGIRTVDISINNFDDGAHPFHLHGHKFFVLAQGRSGYPPAGRDFSAYLDAHGGLPENPLRRDTVTVEPYAWVVIRVVLDNPGFWTLHCHNTWHAESGMVMQMLVRGDVVKGWKIDPQQRAMCGRRGVNSGMRPDDSIWFGSF, from the coding sequence AtgcaccacccaccccgtGAGAGCACCACCATCGCGTCAAGgtctggcagcggcgagcacggcgcgttcatggtgccgtcgcagcatgctgaggcgtcgtcgtcgtcggcgtctcgcGTTGTGCTCAGCATCATGAGTCCGGATGaggccgccgatggcgacgaggagaaccAGGTCAAGGAGGAAGATCCTTTTCTCCAGCGACAGGCAGGTGATGGGAACGGTCGAGCAGACCTAGAGACGGCAGGCGCAACCCAGCGACGCGCATCCAATTCACGTGCCCTACCAAGTCGCCAGCGTCGCTCACAGGGCTTCTGCAAACTAAGCGTCttcatcgccctcgtcttcgcctcggtccttgtccttgccggtgccgtcTTACGATTTCCGCCCAACAACACCGCACCCGCCAACGACTCTGCCACTCATGCGGACCACAACCACGGTCATGACGATGAGGGTCAGGGAAGTCACAACGAGGCGCCCCAACAAGATaaccatgacgacgacaaggccaaaGTCGTCCACTATCACGAACGCATCCCCAGCGTGGCCCAGCTAAGAGATGTGTCCGAGTATGTGCTCGAACCTCACTGGGATTTCGTCGCACCTCCCGTGACCCGCGAGTACCACTGGACGATACTGGATGCCAGCCTCAACCCGGATGGCGTTTTCCGCCCCATGATGCTCATCAACAACCAGTTTCCGGGGCCCCTTGTCGAGTGCAACGACGGGGACACGCTCATTATCAATATTGTCAACAAAGCCGTCAATGCCACGTCGATTCACTTCCACGGCCTGTTCCAGAATGGATCCAACGCCATGGACGGCACCGTTGGCGTCACACAATGCCCCATCGCACCCAACTCCAACTTCACCTACAAGTTCAATGTCAAGGGACAGTCGGGCACATACTGGTATCATGCACACCACAGCGCTCAAGCGTCAGACGGCTTGTTGGGCCCCGTAGTCATCCACTCCAAGGACGAGCACTCCCTACAAGAGCTGGGGTACGCAACGGATAGGGTCGTCATGGTTCAGGACCACTATCACAACACCACTGCCGAGCTGCTAATGGATTACCTGCAGCCGGACAAGGAGAACGACGAGCCGGTCCCGGACAATGCCCTCATCAACGGCCGTGGCGTGCGTGACTGCGCCGACTTTCCTGGCTATCGCTGTGATAGCAGCAACGCATCCACGCCGGTCCTCGATCTCACTGCCGGTGAGCGTCACCGGCTGCGGCTCATCAATGTCGGTGCATTTGCCGAGTTTCAGATTCAGATCGACGAGCATCCATTCTACATCACCGAGGTGGACGGCACAGACGTGCACCCTGAGCCATTTCATCGTCTCAACATACTCCCCGCTCAGCGGtacagcatcgtcgtcgagactAACCTCACGACAGCAGGCGCTTTCTGgttgagggcgaggatggtggCCCACTGCTTCACGTCTGATAATCCTCGCCTCCAGACGGAGGTGCGGGGCATCGTGCGATACATCTCGCCAAATACTGGGCCGCTCGACGCGGAGCCGAAGAGCAAGAACTGGGAAGACGCCATCGAGGTGATCTGCCGCGACCTAAACACCACGGCACTCCACCCCGTCAAGCATGTcacgccaccgccggccgATGACTTCATTCCTTTGCGTGCCAGCTTCAGGATCGGGGCGTGGCGACTCTCCCGCGGCTTCTTTAACAGCTCAACGTGGCACGCCAATGCCACTCATCCCTCGCTGCACCGCTTCCTTGACGCCCCGTCAGACGTCCAGGCGCTCGGCATGCCGCTCGGCGTCAACGACCGCGCCTTTGAGCGCGACACAGAGCTAGTCGTGCAGACCACGGGAATCCGTACCGTGGACATATCCATCAACAacttcgacgacggcgcgcacccCTTCCACCTGCACGGGCACAAgttcttcgtcctcgcccagggCCGCAGCGGCTACCCGCCCGCGGGCAGAGACTTTTCCGCctacctcgacgcccacggcggtCTGCCCGAGAACCCTTTGCGCAGGGACACGGTGACGGTTGAGCCCTACGCCTGGGTGGTGATCCGGGTCGTGCTCGACAACCCGGGGTTCTGGACGCTGCACTGCCACAACACATGGCACGCCGAGTCCGGCATGGTAATGCAGATGTTGGTCCGAGGTGACGTCGTCAAGGGTTGGAAGATCGACCCACAGCAGAGGGCCATGTGCGGGCGCAGGGGCGTGAACTCGGGCATGCGGCCCGACGACAGCATCTGGTTCGGGTCATTTTAG
- a CDS encoding uncharacterized protein (COG:S~EggNog:ENOG503NXYR), with amino-acid sequence MSPADDDPARASHEAAAAAAAAVASTAATPPASPPRRLPSPRPAPPPLITTNASTGGATAVAAEPATATPRPSIPSATAPSSSSSSTPAHPEASAPVPASIQATASAIAPSEVPPPPLHASDDAAASAAGSTGATTATVDAANAPPRSRASSDNPNPATAAAAADNLPQHNGDRRASEPEANGNMSSHSPAIPASYHSPHLGYPAGVTAASASPPGAAYVPMTSLPSTPSHYSSYSPATPAPQHHDAYRTIPAATSAPMSLPSMRTIDVLSQQAAGQPSGPSALHHAMSMGVSASLTSASSPSAFYPHHSVPLPSNYGLGHDPMVRYPLHDPRILGSRGPKKEIKRRTKTGCLTCRKRRIKCDETHPTCNNCKKSKRECLGYDPIFRQQAGGAPTNSHIQPAPVSQPPVASPTPPAPASHSTAVPGPRLGNSYGSQPSMLPSSYSSSPSTTLSTGPACQTSAATIGYSQPVTVAPPVSARPDPSYDYPPSIKQEPNFDHTPPIKQEPSYNHPSGIDLDRHPPSTSLPESSRVRDQKPPSQLAAGNHSRARSMKIHEIIDLLGPPPPPQQVSHTEETFNEITKVYHEMYAAALGAFFETTWYYFAENGKMSFPKDANLIEHMASFLKILEAVKANDHAQMAYSGVLETRIVWELACTAYATPDRTNGASRMNLPPEGDAAEARNRLHVVETLLCGEYLMTNPLAPPVADQDPHRSRQFEFWYCLAEFVRKRDSPNSPQAVKAREDMLSRMRRLLDGRENRDVLYSIAVVRELAPNFGPGLGSTLPQHLDETDPKNRLAVASKFILDEAQVTGGTTNVVRRFSDIASRAFVNPGVNVAGR; translated from the exons ATGTCGCCTGCagacgacgacccggcccgggcctcccacgaggccgccgccgccgccgccgccgccgtcgcctctaCTGCAGCTACTCCTCCTGCTTCTCCCCCTCGacgcctcccctcccctcgccctgctcctcctcctctcaTAACAACCAATGCGTCGACAGGAGGAGCTACAGCTGTAGCTGCAGAGCCTGCAACGGCAACGCCGCGGCCTTCAATACCTTCAGCAACagccccctcgtcgtcgtcgtcgtcgactcccGCCCATCCCGAAGCTTCAGCTCCCGTTCCAGCTTCAATCCAAGCTACCGCGTCGGCCATTGCGCCCTCTGAAGTCCCTCCGCCTCCTTTACATGCATcggacgacgctgccgcctcAGCTGCTGGCTCGACTGGTGCGACTACTGCTACAGTCGACGCTGCCAATGCGCCTCCGCGATCGCGCGCCAGCTCCGACAACCCCAATcctgccacggccgccgctgcagcggaCAATTTGCCCCAACATAACGGTGACAGGCGGGCGTCCGAACCCGAGGCCAACGGCAACATGTCGAGCCACTCGCCTGCCATCCCGGCCTCCTACCATAGTCCGCACTTGGGCTACCCGGCCGGCGTtacggcggcatcggcatcgcccCCGGGGGCTGCATACGTGCCCATGACCAGcttgccctcgacgccctctcACTACTCCTCATACTCGCCAGCCACGCCCGCTCCCCAACATCACGATGCCTACAGGACTATACCCGCTGCCACCAGCGCCCCGATGTCGCTTCCCAGTATGCGCACCATCGATGTCCTGTCGCAGCAGGCAGCGGGCCAGCCTTCCGGCCCGTCAGCTCTTCACCACGCCATGTCCATGGGCGTGAGCGCTTCTctgacgtcggcgtcgagcccaTCCGCCTTCTATCCTCACCACTCCGTGCCATTACCCTCCAATTACGGGCTCGGCCACGACCCCATGGTGCGCTACCCGCTCCACGACCCCCGCATCCTGGGGAGCAGAGGGCCTAAAAAG GAGATCAAACGGCGGACCAAAACGGGATGTTTGACATGTCGCAAGCGACGGATAAAG TGCGACGAGACGCACCCGACGTGCAACAACTGCAAAAAGTCCAAGCGCGAGTGCTTGGGCTACGACCCCATTTTCAGACAGCAAGCTGGCGGTGCGCCTACCAATTCTCACATTCAACCGGCTCCCGTGAGCCAGCCCCCAGTCGCGTCTCCCAcccccccggcgcccgcctcgcactcgacggcggtgcctggCCCGCGCCTGGGCAACTCCTACGGCTCCCAGCCGTCCATGCTGCCCAGCTCGTACTCTTCCAGCCCATCCACGACCCTGAGCACAGGCCCTGCCTGTCAAACATCGGCCGCGACCATTGGCTACAGCCAGCCCGTCACGGTTGCTCCGCCAGTCTCTGCCCGACCCGATCCAAGCTACGACTACCCTCCCTCTATCAAGCAGGAACCCAACTTCGACCACACGCCCCCGATCAAGCAGGAGCCAAGCTACAACCATCCGTCTGGCATTGACCTCGACCGCCATCCACCGTCGACTTCACTGCCCGAAAGCTCCAGGGTACGCGATCAAAAGCCTCCGTCGCAATTGGCTGCCGGTAATCACTCGCGAG CTAGAAGCATGAAGATCCACGAGATAATTGACCTgctcggcccgccgcccccgccgcagcaagTCAGTCACACCGAAGAGACGTTCAACGAGATTACAAAGGTGTATCATGAGATgtacgcggcggcgctcggcgcctTCTTTGAGACGACGTGGTATTACTTCGCGGAGAACGGCAAGATGAGCTTTCCCAAAGATGCCAACCTGATTGAGCATATGGCATCCTTCCTCAAGATTCTGGAGGCGGTCAAGGCGAACGACCACGCCCAGATGGCTTACTCGGGCGTGCTGGAGACGAGGATTGTTTGGGAGCTGGCATGTACCGCATATGCGACTCCGGATCGAACCAATGGCGCTTCCCGCATGAACCTACCACCGGAGGGCGATGCAGCCGAGGCCCGCAACCGGCTCCACGTTGTCGAGACCCTGCTTTGTGGAGAGTATCTGATGACCAACCCGCTCGCACCACCCGTTGCCGACCAAGACCCGCACCGATCCCGACAGTTCGAGTTCTGGTACTGCTTGGCTGAGTTCGTGCGCAAGCGCGACAGCCCGAATTCTCCgcaggccgtcaaggccagGGAGGACATGCTGAGCAGGATGCGCCGACTGCTGGATGGAAGGGAGAATCGCGATGTCCTCTACTCCATCGCTGTGGTCCGGGAGCTTGCGCCCAACTTCGGGCCCGGCTTGGGGAGTACTCTCCCGCAGCACCTGGACGAAACGGACCCGAAGAACAGACTGGCCGTGGCCTCCAAGTTCAttctcgacgaggcgcaggtcACAGGTGGCACGACGAATGTCGTACGCCGATTTAGCGACATCGCCTCTCGAGCGTTTGTCAACCCCGGCGTTAACGTAGCCGGCCGCTGA
- a CDS encoding uncharacterized protein (EggNog:ENOG503PBF8~COG:I), translating to MGLLSAAFCFAMYKLPRRVRRRLGLAALLLALALSVCYLALPPDAGVRLALGFNASRAANYLRGKATAGGPDAWLRGPVRYRVDLRSEVGYLIKTGYGTRHRVPAQLEALARAGGGTGGVLGDEGRGFLVVGDWTTVNETDAGVMGVEVHDAIRMVMETKIDDAHAEHQRFAKYRTLQGAVAAGDEEKALELGRRYGWELDALKFIMGLEFAHMRLPHKKWYIILDDDTYVVKESLELLLGHLDPRVPQYIGNAVGDWRGRFAHGGSAVLLSGAAMKALFDRRDVVAAAYRESLDETWGDRLVATTLQKLGIILDERYCRYFNGEAPRVTRIRADRVCSPIVSFHGLRAEGAMAETGRVFAGVAGPVVWGQLWELYGRGSGPGPGRRDGAAAARGATGTGSGFRDHVGPRDEHTKTWRGVADGAECERRCDKKGWCLAWTHDAGAGECHGSPWAVVGEEEGEEETRGQGESESGARGSRSGINWKRMKPLMQQCQLGV from the exons ATGGGCCTCCTCAGCGCGGCATTCTGCTTCGCCATGTACAAGCTCCcgcggcgggtgcggcggcgcctcggcctagcggcgctgctgctcgcgctggcCCTCAGCGTCTGCTacctcgcgctgccgcccgacgcgggcgtgcgcctggcgctgggcttcaacgcgtcgcgcgcggccaaCTACCTGCGCggcaaggcgacggcgggcgggccggacGCCTGGCTGCGCGGGCCGGTGCGGTACCGGGTCGACCTGCGCAGCGAGGTGGGCTACCTGATCAAGACGGGCTACGGGACGCGCCACCGCGTGCCGGcgcagctggaggcgctggcgcgcgcgggcggcggcaccggcggcgtgctgggcgacgagggcaggGGGTtcctcgtcgtgggcgaCTGGACCACGGTCAACGAgaccgacgccggcgtcatgggcgtcgaggtccacGACGCCATCCGCATGGTCATGGAGACCAAGAttgacgacgcccacgccgagCACCAGCGCTTCGCAAAGTACAGGACCCTGCAgggcgcggtggcggccggcgacgaggaaaaggccctcgagctgggACGCAGGTACGGCTGGGAGCTGGACGCCCTCAAG TTCATCATGGGCCTGGAGTTTGCGCACATGCGTCTCCCCCACAAGAAGTGGTACATaatcctcgacgacgacacctACGTGGTCAAGGAGtcgctcgagctcctgctcggccaCCTGGACCCCAGGGTGCCGCAGTACATTGGCAACGCCGTGGGCGACTGGCGGGGGCGGTTCGCGCACGGGGGctcggcggtgctgctgtcggGCGCGGCCATGAAGGCGCTCTTCGACCGGCGCgacgtggtggcggcggcgtaccGCGAGTCGCTCGACGAGACGTGGGGGGACCGCCTGGTGGCCACGACGCTGCAGAAGCTGGgcatcatcctcgacgagcgctACTGCCGCTACTTCAACGGCGAGGCGCCCCGCGTGACGCGCATCCGCGCCGACCGCGTGTGCTCGCCCATTGTCTCCTTCCAcgggctgcgcgccgagggcgccatggccgagacgGGGCGCGTGtttgccggcgtcgcggggcCGGTCGTCTGGGGCCAGCTGTGGGAGCTGTACGGTCGGGGGTcagggccggggccggggcgacgcgacggcgcggcggccgccagagGGGCCACCGGCACTGGGAGCGGGTTCCGGGACCATGTGGGGCCGCGGGACGAACACACCAAGACGTGGAGGGGCGTCGCGGACGGGGCCGAGTGCGAGCGCAGGTGCGACAAGAAGGGGTGGTGTCTCGCGTGGACgcacgacgcgggcgcgggcgaaTGCCACGGGAGCCCGTGGGCGGTcgtgggggaggaggagggggaggaggaaacCCGTGGCCAAGGCGAAAGCGAAAGCGGCGCACGCGGGTCGCGGTCCGGCATCAATTGGAAGAGGATGAAGCCGCTGATGCAGCAGTGCCAGCTCGGGGTGTga
- a CDS encoding Ubiquitinyl hydrolase 1 (MEROPS:MER0005855~COG:O~TransMembrane:1 (i7-27o)~EggNog:ENOG503Q4PU), translated as MPDKSATVVSYAAGASLAAVALIYVFGPTFTIDHDSAAGARKKTIVGLRNQANDCFINSVLQALAGLGDLRVYLIRETHRRRIEDPAVYANLVQPLSGSRLEQWRLQGLQDGLVTQGLKDMLDALNERPIAKKAISPFQFVRVLEVAFRQRISRQQQDAQEFLQIVAERLKDEYHAAQRARFHARKHGVSPNGTPAINGNGHKPDRDDSAASPVTKDDDDDAAASDEKESDDGDSTQPDAQEIRDALGNAQVPLELEEGFPMEGKYESHLECQTCKYKTKPREEAFCTITLAVPHVSSTSLNACFDGIFKTEYIDDFKCEMCRLVQTRANLEHEAAVSTSESFKAQARDKIEKLRVAIETDPENPPEGVELGDIRYAPKRKIAKTTRMTIFPKVLAIHLSRSIYGAGQMTQKNSAKVAFPEQLPLGGLMDQHKYKLLGIIAHRGGHNSGHYEAFRRQNQVLPYHNTNTFQQSDVYSKTPTPMSTPEINPRQGASPAISTPDLLSMSPTANSSTPSLDSLPVPPRSVPAERSTAPSTPVNGRDRDADTSSLRSVAASTRSAISRLASPKSNGDGTTSPGGLRSAAAKSAKKRKIASDKWWRVSDEKVREAKTSEVLGMQREVYLLFYELEK; from the coding sequence ATGCCCGATAAGTCGGCGACCGTCGTCTCctacgccgccggcgcgtctctcgccgccgtcgccctcatcTACGTCTTCGGCCCGACCTTTACCATCGACCAcgactcggccgccggcgcccgcaagAAGACTATTGTCGGCCTGCGCAACCAGGCCAATGACTGCTTCATCAACTCGGTCctccaggccctcgccgggctcggTGACCTGCGCGTCTACCTGATCCGCGAgacgcaccgccgccgcatcgagGACCCCGCCGTCTACGCCAACCTCGTCCAGCCCCTCAGCGGCTCGCGCCTCGAGCAGTGGCGTCTCCAGGGCCTGCAGGACGGCCTCGTCACACAGGGGCTCAAGGACATGCTCGATGCCCTCAACGAGCGCCCCATCGCCAAAAAGGCCATCTCGCCCTTCCAGTtcgtccgcgtcctcgaggtcgccTTTCGCCAGCGCATAagcaggcagcagcaagatGCCCAAGAGTTCCTACAGatcgtcgccgagcgcctcAAGGACGAATAccatgccgcccagcgcgcccgcTTCCACGCCCGCAAGCACGGCGTCTCCCCCAACGGCACCCCTGCGATCAACGGCAACGGGCACAAACCCGACCGAGACGACAGCGCCGCTTCACCCGTCaccaaagacgacgacgacgacgccgccgccagcgacgagaAAGAatccgacgacggcgattCGACGCAGCCAGACGCGCAAGAGATTCGGGACGCGCTAGGCAACGCGCAGGTGCCCCTCGAGCTGGAAGAGGGCTTCCCCATGGAAGGCAAATACGAATCGCACCTCGAGTGCCAGACGTGCAAATACAAGACCAAGCCCAGGGAAGAGGCGTTTTGCACAATCACCCTGGCCGTGCCGCacgtctcgtcgacgtcgctcAACGCCTGCTTCGACGGCATCTTTAAGACCGAGTACATTGACGACTTCAAGTGCGAGATGTGTCGCCTAGTTCAGACCAGGGCCAACCTGGagcacgaggcggccgtgtccaCGTCGGAGAGCTTCAAGGCCCAGGCACGGGACAAGatcgagaagctgcgcgtcgccatcgagaCGGACCCCGAAAACCCAcccgagggcgtcgagctcggcgacatTCGATACGCGCCCAAGCGCAAGATCGCCAAGACGACGCGCATGACCATATTTCCCAAAGTTCTAGCCATTCACCTCTCGCGCTCCATCTACGGCGCGGGCCAGATGACGCAAAAGAACTCGGCCAAGGTGGCTTTCCCCGAGCAGCTACCGCTGGGCGGACTCATGGATCAGCACAAGTACAAGCTCCTCGGCATCATCGCGCACCGAGGCGGCCATAACAGCGGCCATTACGAGGCGTTTCGGCGGCAGAACCAAGTGCTGCCATAtcacaacaccaacaccttCCAGCAGTCGGACGTGTACAGcaagacgccgacgcccatgtCCACGCCCGAGATCAACCCCAGGCAAGGCGCCAGCCCGGCCATATCCACGCCCGACCTGCTGTCCATGTCCCCCACCGCCAActcgtcaacgccctcgCTCGACTCGCTACCGGTGCCTCCCCGGAGCGTGCCCGCCGAACGGAGCACGGCCCCCTCCACACCCGTCAACGGCAGGGACAGGGATGCCGACACGAGCAGCCTGCGTTccgtcgcggcgtcgaccaggTCGGCCATTTCCAGGCTGGCGTCGCCCAAGTCAAACGGGGACGGGACCACATCGCCCGGGGGGCTCCGGTCAGCTGCGGCCAAAAgcgccaagaagcgcaagatTGCCTCGGACAAGTGGTGGCGCGTGAGCGACGAAAAGGtgcgcgaggccaagacgagcGAGGTGTTGGGCATGCAGAGGGAGGTGTATCTGCTGTTTTACGAGCTGGAAAAGTAG
- a CDS encoding uncharacterized protein (EggNog:ENOG503P73T) has translation MEVASPRNGDNGSGSGSSGGNRAAVRLPAELLLHVIECVLPGNSRALLPPWHSSTRTLLSLTRVSRATYGHASKLLRQRCVYVDSSVRLATLLQCIPRLVPTLPPVPALRNVTSLYLTPFGPSLDDQPTAVWVRELLCEVCETLRRLVVQMPFGSLDPLDDHLNVRRTLREGFEQLTGLDEFVCLGEYPALSLPEAPTDVWRLWPKLKRLALFGVPADSHWLWWDVATLPDLGHVVLARARRLGETNIKDEYFHKLPRGDERLGRRIRVVLLDAAWEVPELDTARWAEIDPEGRMTVEVHEVPVPFYGDETPQELVTGWVKRGALDGTLWEWRGERVGP, from the coding sequence ATGGAGGTCGCCAGTCCACGCAACGGCGATaatggcagcggcagcggcagcagtggcGGCAATCGCGCGGCGGTCAGGCTGCCAGCGGAGCTGCTCCTGCACGTCATCGAGTGCGTGCTGCCGGGTAACTCGCGCGCTCTGCTGCCTCCCTGGCactcgtcgacgcggaccTTGCTCTCCCTGACGAGGGTGTCGCGTGCGACGTACGGGCACGCCTCcaagctgctgcggcagcgatgCGTCTACGTCGACTCGAGCGTGCGGCTGGCGACACTGCTGCAGTGCATTCCGCGGCTGGtgccgacgctgccgccggtgccggcgctgcgtAACGTGACGTCGCTCTACCTGACGCCGTTCGGGCCGTCGCTCGACGATCAGCCGACGGCGGTGTGGGTGCGCGAGCTCCTGTGCGAGGTGTGCGAGAcactgcggcggctggtggtgcaGATGCCTTTTGGCAGCCTGGACCCCCTCGACGACCACCTCAACGTGCGGCGGACGCTTCGCGAGGGCTTCGAACAGCTGACGGGGCTCGACGAATTCGTGTGTCTGGGTGAGTACCCGGCACTGAGCCTGCCCGAGGCGCCGACGGACGTGTGGCGCCTGTGGCCCAAGCTGAAGCGGCTCGCGCTGTTTGGCGTGCCGGCCGACAGCCACTGGCTGTGGTGGGAcgtggcgacgctgccggaCCTGGGCCACgtggtgctggcgcgggcgcggcggctgggcgagACCAACATCAAGGACGAGTACTTCCACAAGCTGCCGCGGGGGGACgagcggctggggcggcggatccgggtggtgctgctcgacgcggcgTGGGAGGTGCCGGAGCTGGACACGGCGCGATGGGCGGAGATTGACCCGGAGGGCCGGATGACTGTCGAGGTGCACGAGGTGCCGGTGCCCTTttacggcgacgagacgccGCAGGAGCTGGTGACGGGCTGGGTCAAGCGGGGAGCGCTGGACGGGACGTTGTGGGAGTGGaggggcgagcgcgtcgggcCGTGA